From Falco naumanni isolate bFalNau1 chromosome 4, bFalNau1.pat, whole genome shotgun sequence:
GCCACTTAGAAATCAATATTGATACActctgaaaaactgaatgaGAAATATATAAATGATCTATATGTATTTTAGGAGGATAAATTTAGTCACCTGTGAATTTAACAGACTATCAGTTGGAAATTAATGGAATGTCTCAAATCTCCATGCTTTAGgaaatgcttctgtttttttcttttaaacagatgTCAATGAAAGTAAATCGGATTTGGATATTGACTGGCCTGATGTATTCAGACATGCCCATGCAGTTTCCAAGACTAATCCTTTCTGGAATGAACTGTCAGCCTCCAACCCTTTTGTACATGACATAGCTGCCtcaaatagaaatgaaaataataaatacctttcgatcttaaaagaaaaaccctatTTGTTCTCTAAAGTTTCTAGCAACAGTGATTCTTTGGCTTCCTCGGGTGATGAGCTAGATATTGATTGTCTTTTAAGAAAGACTTCAGCAAGAAGATCTGGACGATCCAAGAGTGTCTCTGACTTCCTGGATATTGTTGATAACCAAAGATTTAATCCTCGCAAGACAATACCTCAAAAAACTGTAGCTTCAGACATGACATGGCTTCAAAGTGACCGTGAAGCTTACAAAGTGGCTTGGTTGAGTCACCGACAACTCACCCGATCTTGTCTAGATTTAGAAGCCATGAGCCATAGTCCTGGATGGGCACAAACACAAGCTACAGACATTCATGTAGTTTGTAAAATGAATCATGAAGGGGGTTCAGTACAGCTACCTGACTCGGACATCAACATTCATGTCCCTGTGGGTCATGTATTACCTGGGGAATTCCAAGAAGTTGGTTTAAAGGCTATCCTTAACCCTCCATCATCGTTTAACAATGAGCTGTCTAGCACCATAAGTCCTCTGATAGAACTTACACTGAGCAACCTCAACACAAGGGAAGCCATTTTCCTCGAGGTGAAAGTTGCAGCTAAAGTGAAGAATGATCCACTCAGCCAAGTTATGAGTGATATAGTGTGTCTTTTTAGTTTCAATAAAGAAGGGCCTTTTAAGAAGCTAGAGAATTGCTACACCTATCAAGATACCATACAAGTGAAGTTAACGGACCTAAGTCATGTGATGTATGCAGTGATTGCTGtacaagcaaagaaaatccaGCCTCCAGCAACTAATGTCTGGGATTATGTTCACAGAACAGTCTCAGTTGGAATTTATGGCCCCAAATATATTCATCcatcttttacagcagttttTACAGTCTTTGGTCATAACTACATTCCAGGAAAACTCACAATTTGTGAtataaaaaagggggggaaaaatatgCCTCCTGTTGTCTTTCAGCTGTGGGGAAAACATACGTTTCTGCTTGAAAAGCCACAAGATCTAAACATTTCTTTGGTATCCTGTGATCCAGATTTTGAAGTGAAGATGGAagaccaaagcaaaaatattaaagaggAGGAGCTGAAAACAGGTGAAATGGTCCGTCAACAATTCCTGTTTTCCATGCTTGGATGTAGGGAGatgcatttctttgtttttcttgttcaaatTAAAGTCTTAAAAAGTAGCCAAGTAACGCAGTTCCATGTTACGACTCCTGATCCAGCTCCAAAATTAAGTGGAGTTATTAATAGGCCAAAGCACTTACAAAACCGCAAAGAAATCAAGTCTGCACCTTGGCTTTTAATACCAACAGTTAAATATCCAAAGTTTCAAGATAAAACTTTGAGTGTCAATACTTATGGAGTGGCTTTGAAAACTGTGTTACGTCAAAATAAGATTGACTATTTGCTAGAATATTTTAAAGGGGACACTATAGCACTTCTTGGTGAAGACAAAGTAAAAGCCATTGgacaaactaaaataaaagagTGGTACGTGGGAGTTCTCAGAAGAAAGATTGGTCTTGTACATTGCAAAAACATAAAAGTGATTTCCAAAGAACAAGCTATGGACACTACTGACAGTGAGCTAACAACCAGGAATCTTGTTGAACAAATTGCATTGCCATTCAAAAAACTGACTTACATCTACTCAGTAGTTCTGTCTACAGTATCAGAGAGTGTTTATGACTGGAGAGCTTTGGCTGAGGTGCTGAGATATTCACATATGTCTTTGGATAACTTTAATGAGGCACATGCTGATAAAGAGTCAGAGAGAGTTGCGCACGTTGTGAAGAGAATGAAGGAAGACTGCCatgctaacaaaaaaaaaagactgtttctttatGAGCTCATTGTTGTAAGTATTGCATGAACTAACTTGGTTATTAGGAATGCACCTCCTAGAAACTACTCAATAATAATGTGTGAACATGGTCCAGCACCCTTGTAGGAATCTTTACAAACCTGAAGATACTGCTAAACATTGTAGGCACCTATAGGAGGAAGACACATTCAGactctcataaaaaaaaaatctttgattaATTAATTATAAACAGTGAGTGTTCTATAAATGTTCCAGGAGCCTTGCTCATTTGGTAGGTTGACTGAGTtgacttttttggttttaaacagcTATGACTGAAATAGTTTTGTCTTTTGTCATGGAAGTCATTGTGGTAAATTGCTTCTCTGAGCAGTTCACATTCCCATTGTCAAGTATTTAATAACCTTATAGTGTGGAACCTCcgttatttatatatatttgtgtacCCTAAGGTGCATGTCTCAGTTAGCTTCATATGTTTAAAGCAAGGAAATCCTGACCCACATGTTGAAGGCAAGATTTTTCTATCCACGTGTGACAACTTCATAGTCAATGTTGTAGTGACCTAAGGACAATATTGCATTTCAGTATATATTCTCCTGGGCCACACTTTTAAGTCACTGGGCAATTCTATGTGATTCAGTACTGTTCAATGTGAATTGAAGTGGTTTTATTCTAAATGTTTCCAGGTAATAGGTTGCGTTGTTAACTATCTTAGTTTACTTATGGATCTGTGCACAAATAAATTTGGAATTAATGATTACTCAATACTTTCCTTGGCTCTGATGGAAAAGTCTACCAGCCTGTTGAGggacagaagaaaatcaaatttttGATATGAGAATAAAGTGCTATAAAAATGGGTGTTTAAAAGTTCACATGGTAGCCTTTCATCTGAAGCCTTTTGACTACCTGATTGTAAACCTTATCAGGGTTTACTTCTCATAACTCATCTACCCTCTTTGAAATGCTGACAGCAATTTCAGCAGGATTCAGGAAATGTTGATAGTAGTGGCCACTTACAACTCTTAAGGCTGCATTAAACTGCATGGAATAAAACTCAGCAAGTATCAAGTATAGTTTAATCTGCCATGCCTCTGTAGAAAAAGTGAAGAGGGGAGGCAATGGTGAAAATGATCCAAACTTTTAATTGAATACAGTGAAACAGAATTCATTACAGACTAGGCTAAAAGTGGGGCATaattaaattaacaaaatgTCCTGTTTTGTTGAGATGCGTATGATTTTAAGCTATGAAGTGCCAATGCAGGTCCATCTTTGTAAAGCTAGACTTAAAACTGGATATCATCTGTGTCAGTTGGGCAAAATTTAACAttcaattacttttaattaatattctatttttatgGTTAATAGCTTTCTTAATTATTACCACAAGGCAAATTGTACAACTCAGTCTCCACTCTGCCAGAGTATAGAGGGATCTGTACTGCACACTGTAGTCTGCTTCTCACTACTGTGCTTACAAAAAGTTCTACTGCTTGCAATGAggatttttatggaaaaatgttttacaattaaATCACACAAATGTCCAATTTCTACAGAAATACTTgatactttattaaaaattggTATCTAAAACCCAAGGAAAACTTCCGGATTTTGTTCTTGATCTTTCACTAAAAATGTGAGTGCTTTCAACGGAACATTCTGCTGTTAAttcaaggagaagaaaaaaacaacaatccACCTAATTTTCTCATTAGCCCTTATccaaacaaatgaagaaaggaGAATGCAACATATCTGCATCTCAGGGTTTCACTCCTGGaaccattttaatttgtttgttatTAAATGCTCATTTGGTGTGGGGGAGGAAAGAGTTTTATGCTTGCATTTCTGCTTAATGGTCAGCAAATTATCAGTTCTGTGGGAGGAGTAAATCAAAAGGTGCTGGTCAGTGTAATcaatgatttttcagaaaagcagcaaaggacCACACCTTAGTATAATGCTGCTCTCAATTTTTTCATGTTGTACTTTTAAGATGCTAAATTTGATGtcccaaatatttttgttggaGAAGTATATTTTCCTTCAGGATCTGTCAGTTTGGCAGGATCCATTTGACACTGGAATGCCGAAGCAGCTGAATGCCAgcttaatttcttctgaaacttATGGGCAGTTTTCCTATGAAACTGTTGGCAACATATTTTCgtaggaaaaaaagttatgtaTTTGTAAGAACACAAGGCAGACAAAAAGTCTTCCTCCCTGCTTTGAAATATAGAATAGTGCTATAAAAACAAATGATAATGCTCTGTTTGTAATTACTGGTGAAGGAATGCTAATGAAAATTATTGTTGCAGGCACTTTTGAAAATAGATTGCCAGGGATTAGTGGCGCGTCTTACCCAGGACACTATCATTTTGACTTCAGCTGTCAAGCTTGGCAAATACTGGCGGGAGCTTGCAGAGAAGCTAGCCCGACTCACAAAGCAGCAAATTGAGGCTTACGAAGTGCCCCACCGAGGGAAAAACGGAGTGGTATCTCTGGAGGTAAGGCTCTGGTGTAACAGTGTGTGCAGACTTGCGCCTCAGCACACACAGCTGGGGACCGTTCTTCCTTGCTTAGtgtgcttctttccttttgcacTTTGGCCTCCTTGTTTAATGTGTAAGCCCTTTAATGAGAGGAATTCTCACCAACTTTTGCTTGCAATGATCTAGATAGACGTTAAGGCCGGTTGTTCAGTGTTAATCGTGCCAAATTAATTTGCTGTGGAGGTCCTGGTATCTGTCTTGAGCTTCAGCTCTTTACTCCCACCCCAGGGGCCACTTTCAGTCCTTATTTCCTGTCTAACTTGTTAATCTTATTCACTCCTCTGCTGTCATTTCAGACACAGTGAGCAAGACCATCCAGTCCTTGCAGGAACCACTTCAAATCACCCTCAGTACAGCTTTTGCCCTTTCCACTGAAAGGAAGCTTACCTTCACCATTAACAACgcttttctgtgcctgtgtaATATTTGTCATCATTTAGCTTAAGCAGTGTGACGAAATGGTGGAAGCTCTGATACCAATTCCATTTCTGTCCTGTTGTGTGAACATGGCAAATCCATGTTTTAATTTCATAGTTTTTCAGGTAGGTTATGCTATTTATTCCCCTTTGTAAAGCACTGTGCTTATACAGATGTACGAGTTCTAAATAAAAGCCAAGCTGTCCTCTCAGATGTGTTTTAGTGCATATGCATCTAAGGAGGAATTCAGGTGCCTTATTATTTCTCTAGTGCCTTTTGAGGTGCCCAGAGGTACCCGTGGCATCCATGCAATGTCACATGTGCCACAAGACTTGGGGTGGGCCCTCGTCCATGCCTCTGAACCGAGGGCCAGCCTGCGCTCCTGGCACACCTTTGCCTGGGCAGCCAAGTTGCTTCCTGTGGTTTCTTACTCTTAAACACTGAAGCATGCAGTAGATCCACTATTTCCCACAGAGTTATATGCTGCAGACTTCTAGGTTCCAGGCCGGGGTTTACCCTGAACAGCCTCTTTTATAAGTGCTGCTGAATGATGCTCAAGCTGACCTTTCTGCCTTAAGCACTTACATTCAGGTTTGACTGTCCCTCTGCCTGTACTATCACCCCCTGATTATTGCAGGTAATGCACATGACCCAGCCTGAATTCCTTCCCTCTCACCTCTCAGTACCAAAGGAAACGCTATTTCCCATTCACAGGTTCACAGCTACTCAAGACaatttttccctccctttttctttccctgtagcTGATTCTTCCTGTTCTCTGCCAAACATACCCTCCTTTCCACAGCCTGAGTCCAGTGAGTTTTTCACCTCAGTTTTATCTGCATGGTGATAGCTATCAAGAAATTTCTGCTCTAATCGTGAACCACCACCTCTTATTCCCTTTGAATGCTCTGTCCTCCTTCCCCAAACAATATTTGACCAAAATTCCACACATTTACTTACAAGGTTCTGCACAGCTATCTCTGTcattgctgtttgcaaacacTGCCTCCTCCTTtgatcttccttttctctttgagctattttgtgttttttttgtaatttgtttggtttgggttgggttttcttttttttagtttttctgagTACATTACACGTACTGGGATGAAACTtcctctgtaattttttttctcataaaccAGTCAGTTCTACTAATCCCTAGTCTATTACTCTCCTTTAGTGAAAAAATCACCCTCTTATTTTCTCTAGCTTTACACTAGTTTATTCTAATATGCTAAAATCAAACAAAGTGTGGATGCttgtttatttccattatttatttaatttttttactgttatgcAGTGACTTGTCTAACTTCCTAGACATTAaagctttctctgtttttctgacaAACCCCCCagctttctgcagaaggaaTTACAGACCTGAACAATGTGTGACTCTACTGGTCTCAATTGGGAAATGCTTTATCCTTTGCTAACAGACAGCACAACTAAAACAATCTGAAAACTCTTTTTCCAGCACCgtacctatttatttttatatattaaaataatatataaaatatgtttaaaatattattattttacatgtCTATTTCCATGAAGCCCATCTTCTGCCTCATACACCCTATTCTTTTACTTTCAGTTCTTTACACTATTTTTATGATAAACCACCCACAAAATTCTCTGCCTTTCAGTGACAGCATCTGTTGCCAAAAGATAGTACAGTCAAATTCATCATACAAGAGCCAATAATAGAgtatatgttttgttttttaaaagaacattcaATGAGCAATCAAAGTTTGgaattttgctgtatttttatgtaatttctcAAAGCTTAGAATGGGCCCACAGGGAATTTATTGGTTTCACGTGGGCTTTGTAATAGCATTGGTCCACACAGGTGTGAGTTCAAAGCACAGTAGGTTTCTAGCACTGGTATCTCATGTGAAAGCTCAGCATCCTCAGTGTCCTGTGACTCTAACCTTAAATTTCAGTACTTTCTACTCtgaatttcagtgctttcttctGAGCTCTGAACTTCTCAGTGCTCTGGTGAATTGAACCTCTACATACAGAAAGCAATATTCTGCTTATAAAGTTTTGTGTATGTTGTTCAGCAGGGATGCAGAACAAACGTAGCTAATGCAGTTTAAATTCATACCTGTGTGGAGATGCCCCCAGCACTGTTACAAGTTTGGCATTAGTCTGACTAATTTCAGAATAATTGCTCATCATCACATTTACTTAGCAGGTACAAAAAACCCCTGATTGAAACCATCTTATCCCAGCCTGgatttttctaatggaaaaacTTTCTTATTAATAGTAGTTAGCGTGAAAACAGCAAAGGTGGGGGAGTAGTAAGTTTTGACTAATTATTGAGGATTATCTGAAAACATTAATCAATTCACTACCCATCAAGGACTGTTCTACCATTGAGAGAGCTGATTGGTTGAAacatgtttctatttttaaatttaatattttacttagTGGGAGAAATCTTCTCCCAGATGATCACAGAGGCAACCTGAGGTACATAGAATTGGTGCCTGGAGTTCTGAAGTGCTTTTTATCAGTAAATTCCAAAGCACTTTACAGAGGATATAGGTATTATTATTACCTactcagcagaggcagtgggagcagaaggaaaactcaCGCAGCCTGAGGTGATACTTGCCCAGGATGCTGCAGTGAATTAGTATTTTGCCTGAGAATCTGCTTTGATAGAATTCAGGAATGTCAAATGCAATTCAGTTCACCCATTGCATTAGAGTATGCGGATGTGGGAAAGGACCTGCCTTAGAAACCTGTTTTGCACTGTTAGTTCAGTGTGGTAAGTGGATTATTGCTGAGTGAATTGTGCATCACTGATGACCAGGTTATAAAGCTTTTGATTTCCCAcccccttttcttttgtctcatGAAAAAATCAGTTGTGACAGAGTAGAAGAAAACAGGGTTTGTATTTTGGGCATATTTCAGCCAATTGTCTGATTGCAGTGGGTCAGCCTGACCTTCAGCATAAGTCAAAGCACAGCACCTTTTTCTGCTCACTGTCTTTTCACGTTCTAGTGAAGACAGAAGGCTGTACCCTGATTCTTCAAATATCCTGGTCTAACTGGAACataagaaaaggaagcaggaggcagagaaaaggCATAGCCAGCAGCAGAGTATTGGGAAACCCAAACTTGTTGGCTACCTTGGTTATCAAGCTAAAAATAGGAATACAGAAACTTTCTGGTCTCAGCATAAATACAAACAGTAGTGAGCTGCTTTAGtgcattaaaatatattgtaatatCTAGTATTTACAGTAGTACAATAAAACCTTCCTTTTCAAGAAAGCCTGtataataaaaggaaagaattcaTTACTCTCCTTCTTCCCACCTACCACCAAATtacctttctttcctctttttgtaATCTTATGACTATGACTTAAGATAGACTTGCTTAAAGCGAGAAGCAGGCACCATTCGTTTTGGGTAAATGATGATACCCTTCCCTTTTGTAGATCTAAAATGAGAAACTTCACTGAAAGCATAGGGACTTTTTTATGGCTTATACTGAAGGCAGAAGCCAGACTAATCAGACTGTGAGACATGCTTCTGGGGATATGATTTTGATGGCTTTTTCTATTcggggatggggagagaaaggcagcagaagtTGAAGGAAATGTTTACAGAAACTATGACAGAATCAGTCTTGGGTTAAATGGAGAGTTCTTAGCCCAAATGTAGAGAAAATCTCAGAACTATGAGCAAAGAAATATTCCTGTTACTCAAGTCTTCAAGGGTTCAAGTAAATAAAGCTTAAATCAAGGTCGTAGAGCTTCATGTTGTGTATCATTTGTAAATTAATAGGATTATAT
This genomic window contains:
- the MACC1 gene encoding metastasis-associated in colon cancer protein 1; its protein translation is MAMVDPLGIPLGKPACLVTSLKCPYTNALSMGIKQDELENSKRFHTFPFATDQHSFISHIPSLVNDRLSGFVQEENTSSSGTDSLTSREIPRSRSEGTLIDVDDRTPAASYNVNESKSDLDIDWPDVFRHAHAVSKTNPFWNELSASNPFVHDIAASNRNENNKYLSILKEKPYLFSKVSSNSDSLASSGDELDIDCLLRKTSARRSGRSKSVSDFLDIVDNQRFNPRKTIPQKTVASDMTWLQSDREAYKVAWLSHRQLTRSCLDLEAMSHSPGWAQTQATDIHVVCKMNHEGGSVQLPDSDINIHVPVGHVLPGEFQEVGLKAILNPPSSFNNELSSTISPLIELTLSNLNTREAIFLEVKVAAKVKNDPLSQVMSDIVCLFSFNKEGPFKKLENCYTYQDTIQVKLTDLSHVMYAVIAVQAKKIQPPATNVWDYVHRTVSVGIYGPKYIHPSFTAVFTVFGHNYIPGKLTICDIKKGGKNMPPVVFQLWGKHTFLLEKPQDLNISLVSCDPDFEVKMEDQSKNIKEEELKTGEMVRQQFLFSMLGCREMHFFVFLVQIKVLKSSQVTQFHVTTPDPAPKLSGVINRPKHLQNRKEIKSAPWLLIPTVKYPKFQDKTLSVNTYGVALKTVLRQNKIDYLLEYFKGDTIALLGEDKVKAIGQTKIKEWYVGVLRRKIGLVHCKNIKVISKEQAMDTTDSELTTRNLVEQIALPFKKLTYIYSVVLSTVSESVYDWRALAEVLRYSHMSLDNFNEAHADKESERVAHVVKRMKEDCHANKKKRLFLYELIVALLKIDCQGLVARLTQDTIILTSAVKLGKYWRELAEKLARLTKQQIEAYEVPHRGKNGVVSLEMMWKPAYDFLYTWAAHYGDSYRDVLQDLQSALDKMKNPVTKHWRELTGTLILVNCMEVLRASAFSKMEEEE